The genomic region TGACGTGCCACGACGACAACCCGGCATCGGCCCGCACGATCGAGTCGGCCGGTGGCGTGCTCGAGGACACCAGCGCCGGAGTGCGTCGCTACTGGATCGAGCTGTGACGGAGCGGATCGACACCGAGACGACGAGGGCACGTCAGGGCTGCAGCACGAGCTTGCCCACGTGCTCACGCCGCTCGAACTCCTCGTGAGCGGCGCGGACCTCCTCGAGCGGGAAGGTGCGCGCCACGACGGGCCGAACCTGGCCGGCACGGGCCGCCGAGACGAGCACCTCGAACTGCTCCGGGGTGTGCATGGTCGAACCGAGCAACGAGATCGACCGGAGGTAGAGCTGACGCAGGTCGAGCTCGATCACCGGGCCCGACACCGCACCAGCGACCACCCAGCGACCGCCAGGGCGCACGTGCGGCATCGCCACCGCCACCAGACCCCCGCCGACGACATCGGCCACGGCGTCCAGACCGGCCGGGACGAGATCCGCCAGCTGCTCGCCGACGTCACCCCCACCACGGTCGACCACGACGTCCGCGCCGGCCTCCTGGACGGCGGCGGCCTTGTCGCGCGAGCTCAAGGCGATCACCCGGGCCCCGCGCGCGGCGGCGAGGCCGACCAGCGCCAGTCCCACTCCGCCGGAGGCTCCGGTGACCAGGATCGTCTCCCCCGACCCCACGTTCGCGCGCTCGAGCATGCCGGTGGCCGTCCCGTAGGAGATCGGTAGGCACGCCAGCTGCTCATCACTCAACGGCGAACCCGTCACGTCGTGGACGCGGTCGGCCCGCACCACCACCTGTTCGGCGTACCCGCCGTCGACCTCGCTGCCCAGCACCGACTCGACCAGGCGCTCCGGCCCGTCCGAGTAGCGCACCACCGGATCGATCAGCACCCGTTGCCCCAGCAGATCCTCGGACACGCCCTCACCGATCCGCGCCACGTGACCACACACGTCAGCGCCCTGCACACGAGGGAAGTCGATCGGCCCGAGCCAGCCAGCGGGCTCGGTGGTGCCGTAGGCCCCCGCCCTCGTCCAGACGTCGGTGTTGTTGAGCGAGACCGCCGCGACGTCCACGACGACCTCACCCGGCCCCGGCTCGGGGCTGGCGACGTCGCGAAGCTCGAGGACCTCAGGACCTCCGAACCGAGTCAGCACCACGGCGCGCACTGGCCGCCTCCTGAGGTCTCGTCGCCTGTTCTCACGCGAGCGACTCGTCCTGGCCGGAGTCGGCGAGGGTCACGCCGCCGACTCCCCAGTTCTCCCGCGGCAGCTCGTCGATCACGACACGGATCGTGTCCGGACGCATCTGCATCACCCGCGCATAGGTGGCCGTGAGCTCGGCGATCAGCTCCCGCTTGCGGGCGGTCGTCGAGGACGTCGCGTTCATGACGTGGATCATCGGCACGTGGATCTCCTGGGATCGGACTTTCGCAGGACGGGCACGGGTCAGACCGGCAGGCCAGGCAGGCCGGGCAGTCCGTCGATGCTCCGGGCATTCTTCTGGGCGCGGTACTGGTCCAGCCCGTCCGGGCCCTTCTTCTCGGCGTGCTGGCGGATCAGATCGCGTTCCCCCGTCATCTCCATGACCGGGACACCCCATCCGCACGAGTCGCTGATGCGGGTGACGTCGACCGTGATCACCGCTCGCGTGCTGGGGTGCTCCGGCTTGAGGGCCACCACCTCGTCGAACCCCGGCTCCCCCGGCAGGTGCACCGACCCCTGCCCGTGCAGGCGGACGATGCGCGGCCGCTGGCCGAACGAGTTGAACATCAGGCACACGCGACGGTTCTCGCGGATGTGGGCGATGGTCTCGACGCCACTGCCGGTGTAGTCGACCCAGCCGACGCGATGGGGATCGAGGAACGCGAACGCGTCGTGACCCCGCGGCGACATGTTCACGTGCCCGTCCCCCGCGAGCGGAGCCGTGGCGACGAACCACATCGGCTGCGCCTCGATCCAGGCCCGCAGGTTGTCGTCGATCGAGTCGAAGATCTTGCCCATGGACTCAGAGTAGAGCGGCCGGGACCCACCACGACGTGCCCCGACCCCGTCGCGCCGGACGCCCTCATCAGAACAGGTCGACCTCGCCGGACTCGGCGGCCTGTCGCAGTCGCTCGTCGCGTGTCGCGAGCGGTAGCGCGAGGCGCTGCGCCAGGAGCAGGTAGGCCGTGTCGTAGGCAGTCAGCTCGTGGATCCGCGCGGCTCCCAGGAGCGCGTACGCCGCCGCCGAGGTGTCGACCTCCTCGATCGGCAGGTCGGCGAACAGGTCGAGGCTGCCGGTCGACTGATCCGCGGTGATCCGACCCCGGCGCTCCCCCTGGCGCAGAGCACTGCACAGCTCGTAGCGCCACAACGTGGGTACGTAAGCCACCGCGCCGTCGGCTAAGGCCTGGCGGAGTCTCTGGGTGTCGTCTCCCGACTCGTCGGAGTACACCAGCGGCAAGGCGCTCGACACGTCCAGCACGAAGCTCACCACCGACGACCTTCCTCGATCAGCTCCTTGAGCGTGACGTCCGGCCCGAGCGTGATGCCTTTGCTCAGCTCGTGGAGCTCCTCCAGCGCCTCACTGACACTGCGCACGCGCTTGGGTGGCGGCGTCAGGTGGGCAACCTCCTTGCCATGGCGGGTGATGACGACGGTCTCGCCCTGCTCAACGGCTGCAATCAGCTTGGACAGATGGGTCTTCGCCTCATAGGCCCCGACGGTGATGCTCATGGAGTCAGACTAGTCGCCGACCAGTCGTAGAACCAGCGTGCTCACCCCCGGAGCAGCGAGACCGCGATGACGACCATGACGACGGCGATGACCCCGTCGAGCACCTGCCAGGAACGCGGGGTCCGGAGCACGCCGCTGAGGTGGCGGGCCCCGAAGCCGAGGGTCGTGAACCAGGTGACACTTCCCGCGGCCGCCCCGAGGGCGAACCACCAGCGGTCGTCGCCGTGCGTCGTGGCCACCGAGCCGAGCAGGAAGACCGTGTCGAGGTACACGTGCGGGTTGAGCCAGGTCAGGGCCACGGCCGTCGCGGCGACGGTCGCCGTGCGCGAGCGGACCGCCACGGCGCCGCCGACCGCGCCATCGGGCACTCCCCCGTCGGCCGGGACGAGCTCGTTCCCGCCCACGATCGCCCGGCGGGCGGCGAGGGCCGCGTAGCCGAGCAGGAACGCCGCTCCCCCCAGGCGTGCGCCGTCGACGAGCCAGGGCACCGCCTCCACGAGGCGTCCCAGTCCGGCGACCCCGGCGGCGACCAGCACGGCGTCCGAGACGGCACAGATCGCGATCACCAGGCCCACGTGCTCGCGGCGGATCCCTTGCCGCAGCACGAACACGTTCTGCGCACCGATCGCGAGGATCAGCGACAACATGACGAAGAAGCCCGGGACGACGGTCAGCATGCGCCCGACGCTAGTGATCGGGCAGCATGAGCACCAGCAATGATGTCTCATGTACATGAAGCGGAGCTTCAGATGGATCCGAGCCTGGCCCTGACCCTCGCCGCCGTCGTCGACGAGGGCACCCTCGACGGTGCCGCACGTCGACTCCACCTCACGCCATCGGCCGTGAGCCAGCGCCTCAAGACCTTGGAGGCACAGCTCGGCCAGCGCCTGCTGGTCCGGTCTCGTCCGGTCCGTGCGACCGAGTCCGGGGAGGCGGTGGTGCGGTTCGCACGCCGCTACGCCGTCCTCGAGCACGAGGCATTGCGGGACCTGGGGGCCGACGGCGCGGGCGCGCTCATCCGCATGACCGTGGGGGCCAACGCCGACTCGCTCGCCACCTGGATCCTCGCCCCGGTGGCGCGGTTCGCATCGGCGCACGACGTCGAGGTCGACCTGGTGCGTCTCGACCAGGACCGGACGGTCGACCTGCTCGAGTCGGGCGCCGCGCTGGCCGCGGTGACCTCGCAGCGCGAGCCGGTGGCGGGGTGTCGCTCCACTCCCCTGGGCCACATGGCGTTCACGGCCATGGCGGCACCGGCCTGGGTCGAACGCTGGCTACCGGACGGACTCGCCGCCGACCGACTCGCCGCGGCACCCCGCGTCGACTTCGATCGTGACGACACGCTGCAGCTCGACTGGCTGCACCACCACGGGGTCGACGGGAGCCACTCGCCCCGGCACCTCGTGCCCTCGACCCACGACATCGCGCGCGCCGTCGAGCTCGGACTCGGCTGGGCCCTCGTCCCGGAGGGCCAGGGCGAGGAGCTGGCCGCGACGGGCCGGCTCACGCCCCTCGGGGGCCCGACCATCACCACTCCCCTGTTCTGGCAGCGCTGGAAGGGCGGGTCGAGCCTGCTCGACGCCCTCTCCGACGAGATCGTCACGGCGGCGACTCGGGACCTGCGCGCTGCCTGACCCGGAGGAGGGACTCCTCCTAGAGGCGTCGGAGCGCCGACTCCGCCGCGTGGAAGCCGCACATGCCGTGCACGCCGGGACCCGGCGGGGTGGCCGCCGAGCAGAGGTAGAGCCCGTCCCCCAGGCGGTACGGGTCCAGGGCAATGCGCGGGCGCATCACGACCTGGCGCGCGCTATTGGCGCCCACGTTGATGTCGCCACCGATGTAGTTCGCGTTGTACGACTCCATGGCCGCCGTCCCGCGGACCGCCGTCGCGAGGATCCGGTCACGGAACCCCGGGGCGAATCGCTCGATCTGGGCGATCACGGCGGCCGTGGCGTCGCCGGTGTAGCCGTGCGGCACGTGGGCGTACGCCCAGACCGGGTTCACCGAGCCCTGCGAACGGCTGGGATCGGCCAGGTACTGCTGGCCCACCAGCAGGAAGGGGCGCTCGGGCATCTCACCCCGGCCCGTGGCCGCCTCGGCCGCGGCGACCTCGGCCGCCGAGCCGCCCACGTGCACCGTGCCGGCCCGTCGGGTTCCGGGATTGGTCCAGGGAACGTCACCCTCGATCGCGAAGTCGACCTTGTGGATGGCCGGGCCGTACCGGTAGCGGCCGAGCTGGCGGCGCACGTGCCCCGACAGACGGTCCCCGAGGATCTGGACCGCCGCCGACGGTGAGGTGTCGAGGAGCACGACGTCCGGGCGTCGTCCGAGGACCTCCTCGAGCTGGGCGTGGGTCGTGACCTCGACACCGGTGCGCACCGACCCACCCAGCGACTCCAGCAGGGCGACGAGGGCGGCCGGGATCGCACCGGAACCGCCGTGTGCCACGGGCCAGCCAGCCGCATGCCCCGCGGCCGTGAGCATGAGCCCGATGGACGAGGTCAACGGCCGGTCCAGGCGTCCGAACGCGTGGGCGGCGACCCCCATCGTCAGGGCCTTGGCGGGTTCGTCACGCCACCGCTTGACCGCCCAGGTGGCCGGGAGCAACGCCTGCACGCCGAACCGGCCGAGCGCGATCGGGTGCTTCGGCACGTGCACGATCGGGCGGAACACCTCCTCGACGAGCTTGTCGAAGTTGCGCGCCTGCGCCCCGAGCGACCGCGCCCACCGGTCCCCGTCGACGCCGAGCGACTCGCGGGTCACCGCCATGTCGCGCGAGATCAGACCGGCGCGACCGTCGTCGAGCGGGTGCGCGAGGTCGACGTCCGGGTAGTCCCAGGTCAGCCCGAATCGCTGCAGGTCGAGGCTCGCGAGGAATGGCGACACCACCCCGGTGGGGTGGAACGCCGCGCAGTCGTCGTGCAGCACCCCGGGCAGGGTCAGCTCGCTGGTGCGCGTGCCTCCCCCAGGCCGGTCCGACGCCTCCAGGACCGTGACGTGCACGCCGGCCTGCGCGAGGCGGATGGCGGCGGTCAGACCGTTCGGTCCGCTGCCCACCACGACTGCGTCGGTCATGTGTCCCTCCCTCGTCGTCGGGTCACCCGCCGACGGAGGCAGTATCCCCCGCCACGTGACCCTCCCCGGGGGTGTACCCCGGCATGACCCAGTCCACCTCCAACGCGATGGGACCGTTCGGCAGCCACGGCTGCTGGGCCACGGCCTCCGCGACGTTCCAGTGCCCACGCTCGACCACGCCGAGGGCTGCGTCGATGACCCGGTAGTGCTGTACGGGCGAGTGCACCGCCTGCGACTCGACCCACATGACCCGGAGGTCGCCCGGCTGCAGGTGCAGCCGGCGCTGGATCGCCTCGATCAGGCGCTCGTCGTGCAGGTGGCCGCACCCGAAGTTCCAGCCCAGGATCGAGTTGCAGAGGAACTCCGCCTCGCGGATCACGTGGGCGTCGACGTCGTCGACGTGCCGGAACAGCACGGAGTAGAGGCCCCGGCCCTGGCTGTGCATCGCCCGCCAGGCCAGCGTCATCTGCATCGTGATCTCCGCGACGTCCGGCTCGAAGCCGAAGGCCTGCAGCTGCTCGACCTGGTTCTTGGCGGGCTTGGTCAGCTCGTTGAGCCGCTGCTCGATCCCCGGCTTCATGGCCCACGTGCCCGACGCCCAGTTGCCGGCGTACTGGCGCATCGCCGGGAGGAACGACACGAGATCGGGACGCAGGTTGCCCAGCACGGGGAAGAACAGCAGTGCGCCGGCGATGGCCGGCAGCATCCACGGCTCCGAGAAGTCGAAGAGTCCGAACCCGTCACCGTTCGGGTACCCCACGAACAGGAAGATCGCGAGGTACCCGAACAGCACGTTCCACTCGAGCGGCACCGCGAGCGGGAAGGCCAGCAGGATGAAGACGTGGAAGAAGGCCATGAAGGCCGCCCCGGCGAGGGCGATCTCGGGGGTGGTCGTGAACAGGAGCACGAGCGGGATCCCGAGCTCGACCGTCGTGCCGCCCACGTGCCCCATGACCTTCGCGAAGCGTGAGGGCAGCAGGTCCTCGCCCTCGACGTCGCGGTAGTGCATCCGGCGCATCGCCCGGGTCGGCATCGTCGGGGCGTTGGACATCATGGGCGGCACCACGTTGGCGAAGTGGTGGCCGAACTTCGAGAAGCCCGCTCCCAGCCACACCGAGACGATCAGCAGCTTGTACGCGATGACCATGTCGGTGAACGGCAGCACGGCCGAGAACACGATGACCGGCAGGTACTGCTCGCCGCGGGCCGCCAGGAAGATGACCTTGTCGCGCAGGCCCATCAGCACGAGCAGGAGGCCGGCGGCGACCCACAGCTCGGTCCGCACCAGTCCGGCCGTCCCCGCGCCGAGTGCCGCGGTGAGGTCGTCGTCCTGGACCCCGGGCAGCACCAGCGCCACGACGAGGCTCGCGAGCACCGCGGCGTAGAGCAGGACGTCGAACGGCGTGCGGGTGTCACCGCCCGTTCCGGGGACTCGACGTCCCCAGGGCGCCATCCGGATCGTGCCGGGCCGGAGCCAGTAGAGCGCTCCGCCGGTCATGGGCTTGAAGTGACCGGCGAGCGGACCCCAGGTGCCGGCGAGGCCGACGGTCTCCAGGAGCAAGGTCCAGAGCACGAGCTTCTGGTAGACGATCGGCTCGTCCCACCAGGAGGTGAACTCCCCCAGACCGCCCAGGTCCGAGGTCCACGAGACGATCAGCAGGCCGCCGAGCCCGTAGAGGACGACGAGCTTGAGGATGTAGACCACGTGGAAGACCGTCGGCGAACCGAATCCGTTGTCGGCCCAGAACAGCGTCAGGATCTTGATCCGGTCGAGGAAGGGCCGGCGGAGGAACTCCTCCGGATCGACCGGTGGCGAGTTCGGCGTCATGAATCCCATGGAGCCAGACGCTAGAGGGCCCGGCTCGGTCACTACTTGTCGCGCGAGCACGAACTCGTGCCATAGTTTTGTGTCCCACATCACTCCCCGCGCCCGTCAGGCCCCGGAACCCCCGTCCCGGGGCCGTCGGCCCCTTGTCGCTCGAGCACGAACGGAGCTCCATGAGTTCGGACACCACCACGGCGCCGGACGCCGACGCGACCGCCCTCATCGAGGCGCTCGGATCGAGGATGGCGGGCGACCTGGAGTCGCTGACTCGTCAGCTCCGCGAGCACCTGGCCGAGCGCATCCTGCCGCTGCAGGGCGACGAGCAGCTGCTGCAGCTGCTCGGTGCGAGCGTGGAGTCCAACCTCGAGAGCCTCGTCCACCTCCTGCGCTACGACCTCCCGGTCGCGGATTCGCACGCGCCGGCGGCGGCCCGCGCCTACGCCCGGCGCCTCGCGCAGCGTGGCATCGGCGTCACGGCGCTGATCCGCGCGTACCGACTCGGCCAGGAGCTCATGACGGGATGGGCCTTCGAGCAGCTCGCGGCGATGGCCTCCGACCCGGTCGTGGCGCTGCGGGCGGAGCGGCTGTTCTCCGAGCTCACCTTCCGCTTCATCGACTCGATCTCCGAGCAGGTCGTCGGGGAGTACGAGACCGAGCGCGCGCGCCGTCAGGCCCAGCGCAACACCATGCGGGTCGCCATGGTCGAGGAGCTGGTCGCCGGCCGGACGATCGACGTGGCGACGGCCGAGCAGGCGATCGGGCACCGGCTCCGCCAGCACCACCTCGCCGTCATCGCCTGGTGCGCCGAGGCGGACTCGCAGGCCAACCCTGTGGCCAGCCTCGAGCACGCGATCGACACCCTCGTCCGGGCCGTGGGTGCCTCGTCGACGCCCCTGGTCCTGCCCCGTGAGCGCACCATGGCGTGGGCGTGGCTGCCCCTGGGTCGCGGCCTGGAACCCGAGCTCGGTCAGGTCCTGCTCGAGCCGTCGCTGTCGGCGATCGGCGGCGGGGTCAGGCTCGCCGCCGGCCGGCCCGGCAGCGGAGCCGGCGGCTTTCGCACGAGTCACCTGGAGGCGTCACGAGCGCACCGCCTGGCCGTCGCCGCCGGCTCCCACGCCGCAGCCGTCACCTCGTTCCTCCGCTCGGACGTCAGGACCGCGACGATGCTCGCCCAGGACCTGGAGTCGACCCGGCAGCTCGTGGCCGGGACCCTGGGCCGGCTCTCGCACGACACCGACGGCGCTCGTCGCCTGCGGGAGACCCTGCAGGCGTTTCTCCACCACCGGGGCAGCTTCGTCGCGACCGGAGGGCACCTTCACCTCCACAAGAACACCGTGAAGTACCGGATCGACAAGGCGGTCGAGGAACTGGGCCACCCGATCGAGCAGGAACGACTCGAGCTGGAGATCGCCCTGGTGGCGGCGGACCAGCTGGGCCCGGTGGTCCTCCAGCAGACCTGACGGGACGGTCGCTCCTAGCGGACGACGATGCGGACCTCGACCTCGCGGTCGGCGTGCGGCACGAGGCCCGCGGTCCCGTCAGTCCCGACGAGCTGCTCCAGCACCTCGATCACGCGATCGGTGACGCCGCGGACCGTGCTGACGGTGACCGGGCCGAGGCCCTCGACCGTGTGCCGCACCCCCAGGTCGAGCGAGGCGACACCGCCGAGCACCTCGTCGGCGGCGACCTGTCGGGCGATGTCGGCCAAGGTCCGGCCGTCGGCCTCGATGCCCGAGATCGACAGGGTGTCGCCCGAGACCCGGATGACCGACCCGTCGAAGGTGTCGAGCGCGTGGACCAGACGGTCGGCCTGGGTCTTCGTGCTGATGTGCGTGCGCATCGGGTCCTCCGCCTCGTGGGTGTCGACCGCGGGGGTGCTGGTCGACACGGACGTACGACGGGCCGGCTCGGCCCGATGTTCCCGGGCGCACGTCGCGGGCGCCTGCTCTACCCTGAGCGCGTGAGCCTCCACGACCACACCAGGACCGTCTGATGGCCGGCGGGATCGTCGCCCTGCTCGACGACGTCGCTGCCCTGGCGCGTCTCGCCGCCGCCTCGATCGACGACGTCGGCGCCGCAGCGGGCCGGGCCAGCGCGAAGGCTGCGGGCGTCGTGGTCGACGACGCCGCCGTCACGCCGCGCTACGTCCAGGGCCTCAAGCCCGAGCGCGAGCTGGCGATCATCGGCAAGATCGCGCGCGGCTCGATCATCAACAAGCTCGTGTTCATCCTTCCGGCGGCGCTCCTGCTGAGCCAGTTCGCCCCGTGGCTGCTCACGCCGATCCTGATGCTCGGCGGCACCTACCTGTGCTTCGAGGGTGCCGAGAAGATCTGGGAGAAGGTGTCGGGGCACGGCCACGGCACCGACGAACCCGCCAGCATCTCCGGTCCCGAGCAGGAGAAGTCGGTCATCTCGGGCGCCGTGCGCACCGACTTCATCCTCTCGGCCGAGATCATGGTCATCTCCCTCAACGAGGTCACCGACGAGCCCTTCCTGAGCCGCGCCGCCATCCTCGTGATCGTGGCGCTCGGCATCACGGCGCTCGTCTACGGCGTCGTCGGCCTCATCGTCAAGATGGACGACATCGGCCTCGCCCTGACCGAGCGGGCCTCGACGATGGCGCAGACCGTCGGCCGCGGACTCGTGCGCGGCATGCCCATCGTGCTCGCCACCCTGGCCACGGTCGGCATCGCCGCGATGCTCTGGGTGGGTGGCCACATCCTCCTGGTCGGTGCCGACGACCTCGGCTGGCACGGGCCCTACGGCATCGTCCATGACCTCGAGGACGCGGTGCACGACGCCACGGCCGGGGCCGGTGCGGTGCTCGGCTGGCTGACCAACACGCTGGCCTCGGCGCTCGTGGGACTGGTCGTCGGGGCCGTGGTCGTCGCGGTGATGCACGTGGTCCCGCGCAAGACCGCGACCCACTGACTCCCCGACCCTCAGGCCACCCGGGTGAGGTGCGTCACCTGAGGCCCACGTGACTTGGGAGTAGTCGCACGAGGTTCCTACGCTCGTCCCGTGACCGCCGTCCAGGTTGACCCTTCCCCCACCGTCCCCGTGTCGATGGCGCGCTCGTGGCGCCTCGTCTCCGCCGCGTCCATCGGCGCCGCCGGGGCCGCGGAGCTGACCGCGGCCGACGTGACGCTGCTCGACCTGGAGGCCGGTTGCCCCGACGACCTCAAGTCCACGGGACGCGACGCGATCGCCCGCCACGCCGACGCAGTGGACGCCGACGCAGTGGACATGGGCGCAGTGGACACCGGCGCCGGGAGCGCCGTCTGGATCCGGCTCAACGGCGCGACCACGCGGGACTGGACCGACGACGTCGCCCTCGCGGCCGGACATCCCGGCATCACGGGCGTCATGCTGGCGATGACCGAGTCCGGCGACGAGGTCCGCGCGACGCTCGACGCTGTCGGCAAGCCGGTCGTCGCGATGGTCGAGACGGCCCGTGCCTTCGTGCACCTGGGTGAGATCGCGACCTCGGGCGCCGCCCGCATCGCCTTCGGCACCGGTGACTTCCGGCGCGATCTCGGCATCGGCAACGACCCGACCGCCCTGCTGCACGCGCGGTCGCAGCTGGTCCTCATGAGCCGGGGCCACGACCTCCCGCCACCGATCGACGGGCCCACCGTCGTCGACGACGCCGAGACGACCCGGGCCGACTCGGTGCACGCCCGCTCGCTCGGCATGACCGGGCGGCTGTGCCTCAGCCACACGCACACCATCGTGGTCAACGAGGTCTTCGCCCCCTCGTCCACCGACGTCCACGCCGCCCGCGCGCTCTTGGCAGCGCCGCCGGAGGGCTACGCCGGCGCGGTCGCACCCCGCCTCGCGCACGCCCGCCAGGTGCTGCACCGTGCCGGCGTGTTCGGCGTCGACTGCTGAGAGTTGCCGGGCGCCCGAAGCCGACCTAACGTCGGGAGCGGGTGAATCGATGGAGCGACCGATGGAGGACCGGCCGGAGCCGGAGCAGAAGTCGGAGGACGAGTCCGTCCTCGAGCGGCGACGCCGGCCTGAGGACACCGCCGTCTGGGTCGACCTGCAGATCCGGGCCGCGATGGCTCGGGGCGAGTTCGACGACCTGCCCTACGCGGGCAAGCCCCTGCCCGCGCACCTCACGTCGACCGACGACCCCGACTGGTGGCTCAAGGGCCTGATCGAGCGCGAACGGATCACCGGGGTGCTGCCCGAGGCGCTCCAGCTGCGCAAGGACGACACCGAGCTCGACGCGCGCCTGGACCGCATCGCCCGGTCGAACGACGTGCGCGAGGCCGTCACGGAGTTCAACCGACGCATCGTGGAGGCCCGGCGCCAGCTGGCCGGCGGACCTCCCGTGATCACGCCACTGCGTGACGTCGAGGCCGAGGTGGCGGCCTGGTTCGCGCGCCGGAAGGAGCGCAGCGCCCGGGCCGTGCGGAACGCGCCGCCACCCCCCGAACGACGTCGCTGGTTCAGGCGGCGCTAGCTCGCCGCCGGCTCCTACTCGAACGGCGTCGTGTCACCCGCACCCGCGCGCACGATCTCCGCCACGTCGTCGAGGAAGTCGATCACGGTCGTGGGC from Aeromicrobium sp. Sec7.5 harbors:
- a CDS encoding HpcH/HpaI aldolase/citrate lyase family protein — encoded protein: MTAVQVDPSPTVPVSMARSWRLVSAASIGAAGAAELTAADVTLLDLEAGCPDDLKSTGRDAIARHADAVDADAVDMGAVDTGAGSAVWIRLNGATTRDWTDDVALAAGHPGITGVMLAMTESGDEVRATLDAVGKPVVAMVETARAFVHLGEIATSGAARIAFGTGDFRRDLGIGNDPTALLHARSQLVLMSRGHDLPPPIDGPTVVDDAETTRADSVHARSLGMTGRLCLSHTHTIVVNEVFAPSSTDVHAARALLAAPPEGYAGAVAPRLAHARQVLHRAGVFGVDC
- a CDS encoding J-domain-containing protein, whose product is MERPMEDRPEPEQKSEDESVLERRRRPEDTAVWVDLQIRAAMARGEFDDLPYAGKPLPAHLTSTDDPDWWLKGLIERERITGVLPEALQLRKDDTELDARLDRIARSNDVREAVTEFNRRIVEARRQLAGGPPVITPLRDVEAEVAAWFARRKERSARAVRNAPPPPERRRWFRRR